In Collimonas arenae, a single genomic region encodes these proteins:
- a CDS encoding tetratricopeptide repeat protein, whose protein sequence is MKNWVVLPFCLILASCISAPQAPRADNLFSDQLFAASSQRISVDDVFALSPAMKQYLKSEEMTYQMHTKGLQQGLFDALYNKKQLKLDYNSERTRNAAQTFEARAGNCLSLVIMTAAFAKELELPIQYQRVLIDQSWTRNENIYFASGHVNLTLGKKLSDVRTRFDQSSLLTIDFLPPEEISGQDRRDIGENTIVAMYMNNQAAEALASHQLDDAYWWAREAIRQDPTFLASYNTLGVVYERHGNLQQAERSFAQVLEREPDNTVVISNLIDVLNDLGRSGEANALSAKLTHLQPEAPFQAFNQGMVAMRAGDYKTAKLQFAKEIQRDPYYHEFQYWMGIACLRLGEIDQAAKHLSIAMENSTTRNDHDLYAAKLDRVKSYHAPLLVH, encoded by the coding sequence GCGCCACAGGCGCCGCGGGCCGATAACCTGTTCAGCGATCAGCTATTCGCCGCTTCCTCGCAACGCATCAGCGTCGATGATGTGTTCGCGCTCAGCCCGGCCATGAAACAGTATCTGAAAAGCGAGGAAATGACCTATCAGATGCACACCAAAGGTTTGCAACAGGGGTTGTTCGACGCCTTGTACAACAAAAAACAGCTGAAACTTGATTACAACTCCGAGCGCACCCGCAATGCGGCACAAACCTTCGAAGCCCGCGCCGGCAATTGCCTGTCGCTGGTGATCATGACCGCCGCTTTCGCCAAGGAACTGGAACTACCCATCCAGTACCAGCGGGTATTGATCGATCAATCCTGGACGCGCAATGAAAATATCTATTTTGCGAGCGGACACGTCAATCTCACGCTCGGGAAAAAATTGTCAGACGTCCGTACGCGCTTCGACCAAAGCAGCTTGCTGACTATTGATTTCCTGCCGCCGGAAGAAATTTCCGGACAAGACCGGCGGGATATCGGCGAAAACACCATCGTCGCCATGTACATGAATAACCAGGCCGCCGAAGCGCTGGCCTCGCATCAGCTGGATGATGCCTACTGGTGGGCGCGCGAAGCCATCCGGCAAGATCCCACATTCCTTGCCTCATACAATACGCTGGGTGTGGTCTACGAGCGACACGGCAATCTCCAGCAGGCCGAGCGCAGCTTCGCGCAAGTGCTTGAACGCGAACCGGACAATACCGTCGTCATATCCAACCTGATCGATGTCCTCAACGATCTGGGACGGAGCGGCGAGGCAAACGCGCTGAGCGCGAAGCTGACACACCTGCAGCCGGAAGCTCCGTTCCAGGCATTCAACCAGGGCATGGTGGCGATGCGGGCGGGAGACTACAAGACCGCAAAATTGCAATTCGCGAAGGAAATTCAACGCGATCCGTATTATCACGAATTCCAATATTGGATGGGCATCGCCTGTCTGCGGCTGGGAGAAATCGATCAGGCGGCAAAGCATTTAAGCATCGCGATGGAGAACAGCACGACCCGCAATGATCATGACCTGTATGCGGCCAAGCTTGATCGCGTCAAGTCTTACCATGCCCCACTGCTGGTGCACTGA